A genomic window from Purpureocillium takamizusanense chromosome 2, complete sequence includes:
- a CDS encoding uncharacterized protein (EggNog:ENOG503NU5W~antiSMASH:Cluster_2.6~COG:C), with translation MSSSLLPAAAILGRACPRRTAPRVLVPPPLSISATRPSSGGATSSSSNIPTPSVVLASYCARPSLLPQRQRVFPFLQRSPKSCRGRRALHTIPITQPRLSIAVAAAAAAAAHTPSTVWDPPSRVRRRNFVAAAATPFRQGFKMGSVPDANAPTVKVFIAGGSYCGLSAAANLLDLGQGLSPRMAQEAYVHHADLPRVNWDITIADERDGFFHLIGSPLALADSDYANKAWVKFQDLVGLQDPQIKFVNGAVTSVDCEAKKATTVDNVTKEATTHEYDYFVAATGLRRVWPVVPQSLTRKQYLLEVEEHIHAVTNAQHGVVVVGGGAVGIEMAAELKLVQPDLKVTLVHSRDKLLSSEGLSDECKDKALELVREANVDVLMGHRLKSTNKVETLDGSTKYEVEFTNGHKMYASQVIMAVSKSVTTSSYLPPSAVDEEGYVKIETSLRFEPGTPNHEYHFCSGDLARFTGIKRCGAAMHGGHYVAQNIHKSILKERCGQEPAFMEFRLEIPPMIGLAVGKKAVASGPEGTVFGEDVMQSYFRDDLGFTICWDWIGLGGRKQENLTA, from the exons atgtcgtcgtccttgctacccgccgctgccatcctCGGCCGGGCGTGCCCACGGCGCACAGCTCCGCGTGTCCTGGTACCGCCGCCACTGTCCATCAGCGCTACCCGACCCAGCAGTGGTGGTGctactagtagtagcagtaaTATCCCTACCCCCTCGGTGGTGCTCGCCTCCTACTGCGCCCGACCCTCGCTTCTcccccagcggcagcgggtTTTCCCTTTTCTGCAACGTTCCCCAAAGTCCtgtcgcggccgacgagcatTGCATACTATTCCCATCACCCAGCCTCGCCTCTCTAtagctgttgctgctgctgctgccgccgccgctcacaCCCCGTCGACTGTTTGGGATCCGCCTTCACGGGTCCGTAGACGGAACTTCGTCGCAGCTGCTGCCACCCCTTTTCGTCAGGGTTTCAAGATGGGTTCCGTTCCGGACGCAAACGCGCCCACCGTCAAGGTGTTCATCGCCGGCGGGTCCTACTGTGGCTTGTCTGCGGCCGCCAACttgctcgacctcggccagggcctcTCCCCGCGCATGGCCCAAGAGGCCTATGTCCACCACGCCGACCTGCCGCGCGTCAACTGGGACATAACCATTGCCGATGAGAGGGACGGCTTCT TCCACCTGATCGGGTCGCCTCTGGCTCTCGCAGACTCAGACTACGCAAACAAGGCCTGGGTCAAGTTCCAGGACCTGGTCGGCCTGCAGGATCCCCAGATTAAGTTTGTCAACGGGGCCGTGACCAGCGTCGACtgcgaggccaagaaggctACCACAGTTGACAACGTCACCAAGGAGGCCACCACGCACGAGTACGACTACTTCGTGGCTGCGACCGGCCTGAGGCGGGTGTGGCCCGTCGTCCCCCAGTCCCTCACCCGCAAGCAATacctcctcgaggtcgaagagCACATACACGCCGTCACCAACGCCCAGCATGGCgtggtggtcgtcggcggcggtgccgtggGCATCGAAATGGCCGCGGAGCTCAAGCTGGTGCAGCCTGACTTGAAGGTCACCCTCGTGCATTCGCGGGACAAGCTCCTGTCCTCGGAGGGCCTGTCGGACGAATGCAAGgacaaggccctcgagctcgtccgcgAGGCCAACGTGGACGTGCTGATGGGTCACCGCCTCAAGAGCACTAACAAGGTCGAGACCCTTGACGGGTCGACCAAGTACGAGGTGGAGTTTACAAACGGGCACAAGATGTATGCCAGCCaggtcatcatggccgtctcCAAGAGCGTCACGACTTCGTCGTACCTGCCGCCCTCGGCTGTCGACGAAGAGGGCTACGTGAAGATTGAAACCAG TCTGCGCTTTGAGCCGGGCACGCCCAACCACGAGTACCACTTCTGTTCCGGCGACCTGGCCAGGTTCACGGGCATCAAGCGCTGCGGCGCAGCCATGCACGGCGGGCACTACGTCGCCCAGAACATCCACAAGAGCATCCTGAAGGAGAGGTGCGGCCAGGAGCCCGCCTTCATGGAGTTCCGTCTGGAGATTCCGCCCATGATCGGCCTCGCGGTCGGCAAGAAGGCGGTCGCGTCCGGGCCGGAGGGGACCGTCTTTGGCGAAGACGTGATGCAGTCGTACTTTAGAGACGACCTGGGTTTCACGA TCTGCTGGGACTGGATTGGCCTGGGGGGCCGCAAGCAGGAGAACCTGACGGCTTGA